The proteins below are encoded in one region of Anguilla anguilla isolate fAngAng1 chromosome 3, fAngAng1.pri, whole genome shotgun sequence:
- the si:ch73-116o1.2 gene encoding ras-related protein M-Ras, with protein MATSAVPSDNLPTYKLVVVGDGGVGKSALTIQFFQKIFVPDYDPTIEDSYLKHTEIDGQWAILDVLDTAGQEEFSAMREQYMRTGDGFLIVFSVTDKASFEHVDRFHQLILRVKDRESFPMVLVANKVDLVHLRKVSSEQGREMAAKHSITYIETSAKDPPMNVDKAFHELVRVIRQQIPEKSQKKKKKKAKWRGDRATSSHKLHCVIL; from the exons atggcaaccagcgCCGTTCCCAGTGACAACCTGCCCACGTATaagctggtggtggtgggcgaCGGAGGGGTGGGGAAGAGCGCGCTCACCATCCAGTTCTTCCAGAAGATCTTCGTGCCCGACTACGACCCCACCATCGAGGACTCCTACCTGAAGCACACCGAGATCGACGGACAGTGGGCCATCCTCGACg TGTTGGACACTGCGGGCCAGGAAGAGTTCAGCGCAATGCGGGAGCAATACATGAGGACGGGCGATGGCTTCCTCATCGTCTTCTCCGTGACGGACAAGGCCAGCTTCGAGCACGTGGACCGCTTCCATCAGCTCATCCTCAGAGTGAAGGACCG GGAGTCCTTTCCCATGGTTCTGGTCGCTAACAAGGTGGACCTGGTTCACCTGCGGAAGGTCTCCAGTGAACAAGGAAGAGAGATGGCTGCCAAGCACAGT ATTACTTACATTGAAACAAGTGCCAAGGATCCTCCAATGAATGTGGACAAAGCGTTTCACGAGCTCGTTCGAGTTATCAG GCAGCAGATCCCGGAAAAAagccagaagaagaagaagaagaaagctaAGTGGCGGGGAGACCGTGCCACCAGCTCGCACAAGCTTCACTGCGTTATCTTGTGA